The Nitratidesulfovibrio sp. genome includes the window ATGACCCTGGACGAGAACGAGCGCGCGCACATCGAATGGGTGCTGGAACTGGCGGGGGGCAACCGGACGCAGGCGGCCAGGGTGCTGGACATCGACCGCGCCTCGTTGTGGCGCAAGCTGAAGCGCTACGGACTGTAGCCGGACGCGCACCAAAGGGTGCAGGGCAGGGCAGCTTTCCTTGCCCGGCGGTCTGGACGCGCCACCGCCCGGCGTGCCATGCTGCCGCCGGTTGGCCCCAACCGCCGTGCCCCAAAGGTGTTGATCGGGCTGCACCGGTTTGGGCGGCATCGGTTCCGGCTGTTTGACCATGCCGCCGTGCATTGGCGGCCAGACGTTTTTCGTGAGCACAGGAGATTCGCCATCGCATCGCTTCTGGAACTGCGCGGCCTTGGCCGCCACTTCACCGTGCGCCGGGGCATGTTCGACCCCACGCCCGCCGTGCTGCGCGCCGTGGACGGCGTGTCGCTGACCCTGGACCGGGGGCGCACCCTTGGCCTGGTGGGCGAAAGCGGCTGCGGCAAGTCCACCCTGGCCCGCATGGTGGTGGGGCTGCTGCCCCCCAGTACGGGGCAGGTGCTGCTGGATGGTCGCCTGTTCGTGGGTGCAGGCCCGGATGCAGGCCCGGATGCCAGTCAGGACACGAGGCCGGGGGGCGACGCGACGTCCACCTCCACCGGCCCCGCCATTTCGCGCGCCGAGGCGGCCCGACTGGTGCAGATGGTCTTTCAGGACCCCTTCTCGTCGCTGAATCCGCGCCGCACCGTGGGGGCCTCCATCGGCGAGGCGCTGGCCGTGGCCGGAATGCCCGGCGAGGAGCGGCGCGCCAAGGTGGCGGACATGCTGCATCTGGTGGGCCTGCGGGCGGAACACGCCGACCGCTACCCGCACGAATTTTCCGGGGGCCAGCGCCAGCGCATTGCCGTGGCCCGCGCCCTGATCACCCACCCGGCCCTGGTGGTGTGCGACGAGCCGGTGTCCTCGCTGGATGCTTCGGTGCAGGCGCAGGTGCTGAACCTGCTGCGCGAGTTGCAGGAACACATGGGCCTCGCCTACCTGTTCATTTCGCACGACCTTGGCGTGGTGGGCCACATGAGCGACCACGTGGCCGTGATGTACCTTGGCCGGGTGGTGGAGGAAGCCCCGCGCGACGCCCTGTTCGCCGCGCCCGCCCACCCGTACACCCGCGCCCTGCTGGCCTCGGTGCCCGTGCGCGACCCGGCCCGGCGCGTGGAGCGCCCTGCCCTGTCCGGCGACCTGCCCAGCCCCATCGCCCCGCCCTCCGGCTGCCCCTTTCACCCGCGCTGCCCGCAGGTCATGGACGTGTGCCGCCGTCAGGTGCCCGGCTGGCATGCCGTGGCCGAGGGGCAGCATGCGCGCTGTCATCTTCATGCGCCGGAATCGCTGGTACGCGCGGCTGGGTAGCTGCGACGACGTGCGTCGCGTCGGGGTTCGTCCGGACTGTTATCGTTCTTTCACATCGCTTGTGAAAAAACGTACTTGACGAGCGGCCTTGGCGTCACCATAGTGCGGGTGCCCCGCCGCGCGCCGCGTCACGTCGCGATTCCGTGCGGCCCCGTACGGCCCAGTGCGATTGGGGGCCATCGAAGACCACGAACCCCGCCCCGGCAAATCCGGCGGCAGGGGTGAACACGCCAAGGAGTGTCCATGTCCGCGGAATTCGTCACCGCCATCCATGCCGTCAGCGAAGTGCTGATGTTCGAAAACTGGCTGCGTTTCTATTTCATCACCGAAGAAGACGACAAATTGTTCATCCGCGTGCCGGAAACGGCGGAAAAGCGCATCCGCGAGGAGTATCCCCACCTGTTCGGCCTGCTGGAGCTGCTGAACAACAAGGAGATCACCTACGAAACCTCGCGCGACGCGGTGTGCAGCTTCGTGGCGTCCGACGTGGATGGTTCGCGCATGAAGGCGGGCAGTTCCGAGAAGGTCTTCGACAGCAGTCTGTTCCAGTTCGAGATGCAGTTGTTCAACATCTGGGTGCAGTCGCACGAGGAACAGTTGGACAAGAGCTTCATGGACCTGCGCACGTGGCAGGAATTGTACGCGGACTGGAAGCGCTCGGACAAGGTCAAGGAATACATGGCCGAACTGAAGGACGCCTCCACCCGCACCGCGCCCGACTGCGATTCCGTGCAGTAGGGCGTCGAGCCTTCCCGCCATGGCGGGAGGCAGGCAATGTACTGAAGACGGGGAGGATGCTGCGGCATCCTCCCCGTTTGTTTTTGATAGCCCGGCGAGCACGAAAAGGTCGCCAAGGGGCTGTTTCTAAATGAGGATTTTCGTTCGTTGGCAAGGAAAACGAGCCTGTCATGAGGGAGTATACTTTTGCCGTATTTGACCGAAATGGCAGGCGAAGTTTGACGCAGCCAACGGGCGAAAAGACAATTTAGCAACAGCCCCTACACGCCCAGCGTGTCCAGCGCCGCCTCGATCTCCGGACGCGCAACCAGCGGGGCCAGCCAGCGCTCGGGCATCCAGCCCGGGCCATGCCGCGCGCCGAACAGCATGCCCACGGCCAGGCCGCGCGCGCACGAATCGCCCCCGGCCATGACGTTGTCGATGAGACCGGTTTCCGGTGCGGCTTCGTGCTTCAGGGCAATGTGCACCACCCCCAGAAAGGCCCCCTGCATGCCGCACGACTGCCCGAAGCGGGCGATGGCGGCGGGGGTGTCCTCGGTCAGGGACATGTCGGCGAAGGCCAGCCAGTCTTCGGCGGGCAGGGCCGCGTAGCGGGCCGTGGCGGCATGGTCGAAGGCGCCGCGCATGTCCGCCCCGCGCAGCAGGGCGGCGGCGGCACGGGCCATGAATTCCGCGCCGTCGGCAATGACCGGGCTGCCGTGGGTCATCAGGGTCTGGGCGCGCGCGGCGTTGACCAGCCCTTCCTCGTCCTTGGGATCTGAACCCAGAACGGCCAGCAGCGGGGCCATGCGGGCCGCCCCGGCAAAGTCGTTGGTGGCGGCCCCGGTCTGTTCGGGCGCACGCCCGGCGGCAAAGTTGGCCAGCGCCTCGCGGCTGGCCTTGTCCATGTAGCCGGTGTAGCCGCCCTCCATCAGGCCGCGCCAGCGCCCGGCGAAATCGGACAGGTCGAAGGCCCCCTTGCCCGCCACCGAACGGAGCAGCAGCAGGGTCTGGTCGCCGTAGTGCGACTGGTCGCCCGCGCCCTTGCCGGAATGATAGTCGTTGAGGGCAGGCGGCAGCAGTTCCGTCACCCGGCCCAACTGGCGCACTATGCGCCCCTGATCGTATTCCCAGTGCGCCCCCAGCGACAGCGAATCCGCCACCAGCGACGCCAGAATGGCGCTGCGTATCCTGCTCATGTTCCACCTCGGGGTTGCGGCCCGCGAGGGCGGGCCGGTGAGCGACACCTTTCCACACTATACGACACGATGCGCGCCGGGGCCAGTGGCAGCGGCACATGGACGCGATGGTACGGCGGTGAATGCGGACAGTGGGGGGCGACGGGTGCGGTGCGGCAGATGCGGCTGTCGCGGCCGGCTCATGCAGGATGCGGTGCGCAAGACACGAAACGCACGGGAGGTCCGTGCGTTTCGTGGCCCGCGCGGGATGGCGGACCGAATCGTGGGGGTGAGGAGGGGCCGGGGAGGCCCTTGCGGGCCTCCCCGGTGCCGGAAACCGCTCGCCCGGTTTGCCGGCGGGGGCAGAGGAGGTCAGCTAGCTGAAGCTGACGGTGGGGGTGTCCAGGATGGACGGGGATGCCGGGGATATGCGCTGCGCTTCCCGCCAGAGGGCCGCCAGGGCCACGACGGCTTCCCTGTCTTCTTCGGGAAGGGCCTCGATAAGGGCATCCAGGGGAGGAGGGGTTGCCGCTGCGTTGCGGCAAGTTTCCGGAGTGTGCATGTGTCTTGCGGCTCCTTGTTCCGTTACGCCACAATTAGCAGGGACCGTGCCAAACATATTTAGTGTGAATATTCAGCATGTTGTTGTGTTCCATTGGGGCGCGGGCGGCGGCGGAGGTGCAAGCGGCGGCACAGGGGCTGTGCAGTATGCTGCACATGTGCACAGATTCGCGTCCGGCGCGCGTGCGCCTCGGCCCGGGTGCTTGTCGTGGGGGGGGCGGGTGGCGTACCACGGTGCCGGAGGTGCGCATGTCCCGTTTCGGTTCCGATGTTGCCGCCCGGCCCGCTCCGTTCATGGAGCTGTTCGGCTGCTCCGGCGGCGAGGGGTTGCCCGCCCTGCGCGACCTGGCGCGGCAGGCGGTGGCCCATGCGCTGGCCAGGGCCGTGGCGGGTTGCGCGCCAGGTGACGCGGCGGGCAAAACGCCGGAACCCGTGGCCGTGGACGGCACGGCGGGCAATGGCCACGATACGCTGTTCCTGGCCCGGCTGGTGGGTGCGCGCGGGTTGGTGCACGCCTTTGACGTGCAGCCCAGGGCGCTGGCCCGCACGGCGGAACGGTTGGCGACGGCGGGGCTGGAGGAGCGGGTTGCCCTGCATGGCCGGGGGCACGAGGAGCTTGCGGCGGCGCTGGCTGCCCCACTGACTGCACCGCCAGCAACTCCAGCAACGTGGCCGGGCGGAAGCGGGCGGCCACCGCGCATTACGGCGGCCATGTTCAATCTGGGCTTTCTGCCCGGCAGTGACCGCAGCGTGACCACCCGACCGGAAACCACCCTGACGGCGCTGGAGGCCCTGCTGCCATTGATGGTGCCGGGCGGCATCGTTTCGTTGCACGTCTACG containing:
- a CDS encoding class I SAM-dependent methyltransferase, whose protein sequence is MSRFGSDVAARPAPFMELFGCSGGEGLPALRDLARQAVAHALARAVAGCAPGDAAGKTPEPVAVDGTAGNGHDTLFLARLVGARGLVHAFDVQPRALARTAERLATAGLEERVALHGRGHEELAAALAAPLTAPPATPATWPGGSGRPPRITAAMFNLGFLPGSDRSVTTRPETTLTALEALLPLMVPGGIVSLHVYAGHPGGADEAAALDRRLAGLDWNRWRVARYEFTNKPRNPERLLLALRLPGPA
- a CDS encoding ADP-ribosylglycohydrolase family protein, producing the protein MSRIRSAILASLVADSLSLGAHWEYDQGRIVRQLGRVTELLPPALNDYHSGKGAGDQSHYGDQTLLLLRSVAGKGAFDLSDFAGRWRGLMEGGYTGYMDKASREALANFAAGRAPEQTGAATNDFAGAARMAPLLAVLGSDPKDEEGLVNAARAQTLMTHGSPVIADGAEFMARAAAALLRGADMRGAFDHAATARYAALPAEDWLAFADMSLTEDTPAAIARFGQSCGMQGAFLGVVHIALKHEAAPETGLIDNVMAGGDSCARGLAVGMLFGARHGPGWMPERWLAPLVARPEIEAALDTLGV
- a CDS encoding oligopeptide/dipeptide ABC transporter ATP-binding protein, whose translation is MFDPTPAVLRAVDGVSLTLDRGRTLGLVGESGCGKSTLARMVVGLLPPSTGQVLLDGRLFVGAGPDAGPDASQDTRPGGDATSTSTGPAISRAEAARLVQMVFQDPFSSLNPRRTVGASIGEALAVAGMPGEERRAKVADMLHLVGLRAEHADRYPHEFSGGQRQRIAVARALITHPALVVCDEPVSSLDASVQAQVLNLLRELQEHMGLAYLFISHDLGVVGHMSDHVAVMYLGRVVEEAPRDALFAAPAHPYTRALLASVPVRDPARRVERPALSGDLPSPIAPPSGCPFHPRCPQVMDVCRRQVPGWHAVAEGQHARCHLHAPESLVRAAG